In Luteolibacter arcticus, the genomic window TGGGTCGATGGATCAACCCTGCCGGATCGCCGCTGTTAGCAAACGACGCCGCACAGGCCTCTTCTTCGTAGGCGCGGTGGTAACACCGCGGAAGCCACCACAAAAGCGCCCATCCCCCTTGAGCTATTTCCCCAACAACCACACCCCCGCACTAAAATCACCGGCCAATTCAACAACCATCCCCCCATCCACAAGCCGCGCCGACCCCGACCCAAAGCCCTCCCGCATCTCCCAGCCTCCCTCAAGCGGCACCATCACCTCCGCCGGAGCCCCCGCAAACGCATGCAGCACCACCAGCACCTGCGACTCCGAGGTCCGGACCACCGCCTGCCATCCCTGTGGATGACGCCAGCTTTCCCCGATCTCGCCGAACCTACGACTGGTGCCGTACTTGATCACTGGCGCAGCCTCCGCATACAGCCCGATCATCTCGCGAACGAGCTGCCACGACTCCGCCGGCAAGCCCGCAATCCCGCCCGATAGACACATCCGCCCAAGGAACGTCGCGGCCAAACTATACCGTATCCGCTGGAGCGAATCATGCGGATGCAGCACCGCCCAGATCTGGTTTTGCCGCGGCAGCAGCAGGTGATGCAAGTTCGCGGCGATCAGCGGAATCTCGACCAACTCGTGCGCGTCGGAAAACGACGACATCGCCGTGCGCGCCAACATCGACGGCTCCAGCCGATGCCCGCCAGACGCGCAGTTCTCGATGACCAGCTCCGGCAATCGCTCTCGGATCCTGTCGAAGAAGCGATACGTCCCCTTGATCTGTCGGCGCAAGCCCTCGCCCTGCGAGTCCGGATGATCGCAGCCAAGGCCGGCGGTCTCGTTGTAGTCCACCTTGAGGTAGCCGAAGCCGCAGCTCTCCAACAGATCGATGACCTTCCCCGTGAGATAATCGATCGCCGCGGGATCATTGAGGTCCCAGAAGCGCCGCTCGCGGACCGTCACCGGAATGCCGTCGCGAGTGATGAAATGCTTGCCCAACTTGAAGGCCACGCTCTGCGAGCCGACCGTTTCCATCTCGAACCAAAGTCCCGGAATCAGACCGCGCTCTCGGATGGCATCGGCCGCCGCCCTGAGCCCGCTCGGGAACAGCGTCTCGCTCGGATTCCAGTCGCCGTGACCGCTGCTCCAGTCCGTGTCGGCCGCTTTGTACCAACCGGCATCGATCACGAAGTAGCGCACGCCGGAATCCTTCAGCCGGTCCGCGATGGCGCACAGCTTCTCATGCGATGGATCGCCCCAAGTGGTGCACCACTCATTGAAAACCACCGGTAAATCCTGCTCCACCTGCGGCTGGAGATTCACCGCGGCATCCTGCATCGCCGTGAGCCGGTCGCAGAGATCATCGAGACCTCCTTGCACACACGCGATCGTCGCTGGCGGCCCTTCGAGCGATTCACCGGGCTGCAGCGTCTTCATCCAATGCCCGAACTCACGGTCGGCAAGGCCACCCGAAATAGAGACGTCGTCGTGCTGGCGGAAGATCTCCATTTGCCACGAGCCCGCCCACGCAAGCTGCGCACCCCAAAGCACCCCGGGCACCGTATCTTCGACCGCGACGAAAGGAAACCAACGGCGAACCGGCATGGTGCCAAGCTGCCCGAAGCGTTCACTGAATGCACTCGCTCCGCTCCACGATCGTTCCAAATGAAGCTCCTCGATGCCGCGGCACTCATGGCGACCTTCGGCACTCCAAACGGACCGGAACCGGTGAACCTTCAAGCGCCCGGGAGCATCGGCCACATGGAACGGCGAAATGCCCGCAAGCGAAAAGCTGGCCAGCATCTCCAGCGCGACCGGCTTGTTAGAGCCATTCGTGAACGAGCTGCTGACGCCAAATGCCCCGTCGCCTTCCTTCCAACGCAAGCGATGGGCCGCAACCAAGCCGTCCTCGCTCGCAATCCTGGTCTCGATGACCGTCGCATCCCCTTCCGTGATCACCTGCTGCCCGGCCAGCTTGAAGCGGTGCAGCGTTCCCGAGTTCCGCATCGTGTGACCTTGCGCAAAGGCGCCGGGATAAGGGTCACCCACCAGCTTGAACTGGAGCAAGGACTCCACCGGCCTTGCCGGCCAAGGGTCGTCACCCGGCAAGACATCGATGAAAGCCTCGCCGCGCAGCGAATCGCGCGGCGCCAAGGCTTCACCAACCAACGAAGCCGGCAGCAATTCCAACCCCACCCGCCCCGTCACAGGATCGTGCGGGTAGCGGACAAGAGTGTCGCCCAGAGTGTGGACGGAGAGATATTCGCGCGGCATTTCGGGAATTCGATCGTTCTACCACCACGTCTCCCTCATCCCCATCTCCCGGGCAAGAGCCTCCATCAGGTAGTAGTCGCCCCAGCTCGTGTAGGCGCTCTTCGCTTGGCCCACGCCATCGCCGACTTGGCCGTGCTTCAATACACCCTCCACCGAGAGATCGGGGTCGAGGTAATCGTCCGAGCACAGCCGCTCAAGCAGCGCGTGCTTGGTGGCGGTGATCGATCCCTCCGCCGCGCCCAGCGCTTCAAGCTCCTGGAAGGCGCACACCGCCACCGCAGCAGCGGAAGAGTCGCGGAAAAACGGAGCCCCGGCGTCCAGGCCGAAGTCCCAGACCGGCACCACCTCATCGTCCAGCAGCGAAATGAACTTCCGCGCCACCCGCAGCGCGGCATCCAGATAGCGGGTATCGCCAGTGTAACGGCAAGCCATCGCGAAACCGTAGATCGCCCAAGTGGTGCCGCGCGCCCACTGGCTCTCGATACTACGCCCGCAGTAGTTGTCGCCACCGGCCGGCGAGCCGAGCTCGGGGTCGAAGCGGTAGGAGTGATAGACCGTGTCATCCGGACGGACGAACCAGCGCAGCGTGGTGTCACTGTGCCGGACGGCGATCTCCTTGAAACGCGGGTCGCCGCTTTCCTCCGATGCCCAGTGGAGCAGCGGCAGGTTCATCATGCAGTCGATGATCGCAAGCCCCGCGTAGTCGGTGCTCGCCTCGTCCATCCGTCCCCACGCGCGGATGTAATTTCCCTGTGGGATGAAGCGACCGGCCAGCACCTCCGCCGCCTTCAGCCCCAGCTCGCGATGCCGCGGGTCGCCGGTCAGCTTGTAGAGTGCAACCGAGTAGAGCGAGTAGAGGAAGCCGAGGTCATGCATCGTTTCCGCCGCATGCTCGCCGACCTTCGCGGCATACCACGGCTCGAGCCTTTCCACCTGGCGGATGAAATGCTCCTCCTCCGACTCGCGCCACGCCAGCAAGGCCATGCCGGTGATGAAGGAGCTGGTCCAGTTGCCGATCTCGTAAAAGCCCTCGTTCCACTCCGCATAGTGGCCATTCTCGGCGAATGCCCAGGTCGCCGGGCGGTCGGCGAGCGCCTCGATGTTGCGGCGCGTCTTGGCGACGCACAGGTCAAAGGCCCGGCGCAGCGATGCATTCGCGGAAACCGGGAGGGTGACAACGGCAGGGGTCATGAATAGCAGGAATTTGCGTTGAATTGAGGCCAGGGGAAAGCCCCGTTGCGGATCAAATTGGCAGGCGCCGCGCAGCTTGCCCGGAGCCGCGGCGGCCGCACTTCGTTTCGGTGTTTCCGTGGAAAGCGATCGCTGCAATGCCGACCCTTCCTGCGCTTTGGCGACTGTAGCCGCTTGCCTTGCCGGCCCGGCGGATGGAGAAAAGTATCCCCCACTACCGATTTTCCATGGAAAGCAGAAAGGACTCCCAAAGACAGGAAAACCGGACCGTTGCATCGTGTAAACTCCATCCCACGAAGTCCGCTTCCATCCCTTGTCCCTCTCATGAAGCTCCTCCGCTCCCTTTTCCTCCTGCCGCTCCTCTCTGCGCTCCTTCTCGGCGCCGCCGCCGCGCGCGACTTCATCCATCCCGGTGGCCTGCACACCCAGGCGGACTTCGACCGCATGAAAGCCAAGGTCGCCGCCAAGGAGCACCCCTGGATCGATGGCTGGGAGGCGCTCATCCGTGACCGCAAATCGGCCAGCGACTACCGCGCCGCTCCGCATCCCCACATGGGCAGCCGCCAGCGCGCGCAGGACGACGCCACCGCCGCCTACCTCAATGCCCTGCGCTGGGTCATTTCCGGCGAGAAGGCGCACGCCGAGTGCGCCGTGCGCATCCTCAATGGCTGGGCGTCCACCGTGAAGGAAGTCCCCCGCGGTACCGATCAGCCAGGCTTGAGCGGCATCCCCATCGGCAGCTTCGCCCTCGCCGCGGAAGTCCTGCGCACCTACCCCGGCTGGTCCGCCGCAGATCAGGAAAAGTTCAAGCGACTCCTGTTAGAATACTTCTACCCGGTATGCCACGACTTCCTGGTCCGCCACAATGGCGCCAGTGATTCCAACTACTGGGCGAACTGGGATACCTGCAACATGCGCGCCGTCCTCGCCATCGGCGTCTTCTGCGACGACCGCGCGAAGTTCGATGAAGCCGTCGACTACTTCAAGAATGGCCGCGGCATGGGCTCGCTCAAGAATGCAGTGCCCTTCCTCTATCCCGGTGGACTTGGCCAATGGCAGGAGAGCGGCCGCGACCAGGCCCACGCCATGGGCGGCATGGGATTGCTCGTGGAAATGTGCCAGGTCGCCTGGAACCAGGGTCTCGATCTCTTCGGCCACGACGACAACCGTCTGCTCGCCGGCGGCGAATACACCGCCCAATACACGTTGTGGAAAGGCGTCCCCTACACCTACTACACCAATAGCAGCCGCGCGAACCAGTACTACATCTCCCGTAATTACCAGGGACGCCTCGCGGCCTCCCACTTCGAGTTGCTGTACAACCACTACGTCGTCCGCCAGAAGCTCAAGGCCCCTCACGTCCAGCTCTTCGCGGAGTTTCGCCGGCCCGAGCCCGGCGAGGTCGATGTCTTCGGCTACGGCACTCTCACCTACACGCTCGACGCCGCCGCTTCACCCCTGGCCACCTCCCCGCCCCCCGTGCCGCGCGAACTCCGCGCCGAACCCGGCATCGACCGCATCGATCTGAAGTGGTCCCCCTCCGGTGCCTACAGCGCACATGGCTACGAGGTCTCCCGCGCCACCTCGCGCAATGGCCCATACACGTCCATCTACTCCACTAACAACTGGACGACACCGGCCTACACCGACACCGCTGTCGAGGCGGGCAAGACCTACCACTACACCATCGCCGCGCTCAACAATGCCGGCAAAAGCGAGTCCTCGGCCCCCGTCAGCGCCGAGCCAGCCAAGGGCGGCCCCTTGCCCTCCGCTTTCAAATCCGTCTCCACCGAAGGCATCACCTTCTCCGAAGCCGCCGGTCGCTCGTTCGTCGTCCCCGGCACTGGCCGCGATATCGACGGCAGCTTCGCCGGCCTGCCGGTCGAGGGCGACTTCGACCTCACCGCGCGTCTGATCGGGTGGCGCGGCCCCGTCGGGCTGATGGGCATTGTTGTGAGAGAGGAAGGCAACAAGTCCCCGCTCGCAGCAGCCATGACCCTCGGCGAAATCGGCGGCCGCCAAGCCCGCTTCCGCGCCCGCGACGACAAGGGCAAGACCGCAACCAAAGCCGGCAATGACTACACGTGGCTGCCCGTCTGGTTCCGCATCCAGCGCGATGGGGACGACTTCACCGCTTGGCAATCGCCCGATGGCATCGAGTGGTTCGAGGTCGGCAAGAGCACCGTCAAGCTCCCTCGCACCGCCTTGGCCGGCCTCCTCGTCAGCACCGGCGGCAACCCGCCCGGCACCAAAAAGGAAGACGCCCCGCAAGGCCTCTTCGACCACGTCACCATCGAACGAAAGCTGCCCTCGCCACCCGCCGCGCCCACCGCCCTCAAGGCGACCGCAACCAACAACGGCAACCCTAGTAGCAACGGCGTGATGACGCTCGTCTGGAAAAACGCACCGAACTCCGGCCAAGCCGGCATCAAAGTGGAAGCCTCGCTCAATGGCTCACCGTTCTACGAAATCGCCGACCTCCCCGCCGACGCCACCCGCTTCGAAAACACCGGCCTCAAGGATCCCGCCGCCCTCCGCTACCGCATCCGCGCCTACCACCGCGGCGGCTATTCCGCCTATTCAAGCGTCGCCCCTTAGATCGTGGATGGCGGATGGAAGACGGCCAGGCTTCCCGATAAGGGGTGTCGACGTTCCGTCGACACGACGTGGACAGAATATCCACGCTCCTTAGATTGGGGTTGGCTTTGAGACCCGCGTTCCGGGGAAGCCGCCCTCCCATCAGCCATCTACGTTCTGCCATCCACCATCTCCAATCTCCCACTCACTCTTCCTTCACCGTCGTGCTCGGGCTATTAGCCTGCACTGACGCGATGCCACCGTCCCGCGCCGTCTCGGAGGAATACATCTCGCTCGTCCCGATGATCTGCCCGTTCGCCGCCTTCAGCACGAAGTAAGGTTGACTCGCCGAAGAAGTCTTCTTCTCGAAGTTCGTCGCATCCGGGCCGTTCTTCCGGACCGACTCAATCCCACCCTCCGCCCCTGCCTTCGAGTCATAGCTCTGACTGGTGAGGATTACCTCGTGATTCCCGGCATGCAGCGTGAAGCGATGTGACGCCCCGCCCTTCAATCTGTAATATCCTTGGGCCATGGTGCCCTGTTAGCCGACCACCCCCCATCTGTCGAGCCGCGAACGAATGTCCCCTTCATCTCACCTAGCGGAGCGGCCGCGCCGCTACAGCGGGGTGAGGACCGCCAACTGCCCTCGACCCCCTTCTCGGCCTTTCCACCGATCACCTATCACTGCTCACTCGGCACTTCTTCCAAATTTCGCCCATCACCCCCAGCCCCACGCCCACCGCGTAGCACAGCAAATCCGTCGTCACCCATCCCCTCCCCAACACCAAGCCGCCGACCCGTGTCGCCCGGATCCGGTTGATCCACTCCGCCTCATAGAGCTGGCTGATCTCCACTCCGAACGAAATCCCCAGCGCCGCCAAACCGATCACGCCGGTCTTCGCGCGCGGAAATAGGAACCCCAGGATCAAGAACACCATCAATGCCCACAGCGTGTCCCCCGCATAGCTCCTGATGAAGTCCGGAAGGAACGATGCCGCCCGCGACGATCGAGACACCAGCCCCGCCGCAATCGTCACCGCAATCCATCCAGCATACACCAGTCGACTACGCCGCATGCGGAAGACTTTCACGTTAGCCCCACACTTCACAATCTTCCCGATTCACGAAAACCAACAACCCTCCCCGCCCCGGCCATTTCCCTTTCGTTCCAGGATTTATCGACTCTATTGAAGCCCAACCATGACGACGAACTCCTTCATTCCCAGCCCGCCCCGGCAAGCCCTGCTGCCGGTCATCGCCCTGATGGCGGCACTGGTCCTTCCCTCCTTCGCGAGAGATCCCGGACCACCTTCGAATCCAGGCACCCCCAAGACCGCTCCGGCTCACAGCGGACGCCCCTCCGCCGTCGCGCCGGCGAGAAAGGCCGCACCCGCCCCCATCCGGCGGGGAATGCAGGCCCGCCCCGACCCGCGCTATCGACCGGCAGCGAACTTCGCCGAGCTCCAGGCCATCGCCGGTGAAGTCGCGCGCGCCTCCGGCCGCAAGATCCACTGGCGTCTCCGGCATGGAGAAAACCCCGGCCCCTTGGTCAGGATCCGCGGCACCCTCGCGGACTGCACCATCTTCATCCATCCCATCGCTGCGAAGAAACTGCCCGCGAATACCTGGGCATTCCTCTTCGGCCACGAGTTCGCGCACATGACCGAACAGCTTGGCGCGCACACCGACACCAATCCTGACGTCGAGCTGAAGGCCGACATCGCCGGAGCCCGCTACGCGATGGCCGCCGGCTTCCGTCTCGATTCCTTCCTCGGTTGGGTGCTCACCGAGCCGAACAAGGAAACATCCTCCCATGGCTCCCTGCATCGCCGTGTCGAGTCGATCGCCAAGCGGCTCGGCATCCGCCAGAATGCGATCCGCTCAGAGGCCCAGCTCTATTCGAAGTATCGGACTCGCCACTAGACTTGCAGTAATCCATCGAACCATGCATCTCCCGACCCTGGCGAAATATCTCCTCGTCGCATGGATGTTACCCGTTGGCATCGTCGTAATCGCCCGGACCTTCTCTCCCGACCCCGGCCAGTCTCGCTCGGATTTCCAAAGCGCCACCTTCACGCCCGCGCGCATCTGGACCACGGAGCATCAGGGCACCAGGCGCTCGGACTACTTCGAACTCCGGGTCCAGAGCCCGGCGGGAGAGTTCTTCTTCCATCGCGATCCCAACCCCGAACCAATCCAGCAACTCGGTGCCAGAATCCCCCGGGACCGGCCCTTGGCACTGCTCTATCAGAGCGGGCATGAAGGAAATGTCCTGATGGAGATTGCCGACGGGAGTCCCGGTGCTTCCACCTCGTTCCTTTCCTTCAGCGACATCATGGCCGAGTACGCCGCAAGGAGAAGGCTGGTCTATATCGTCGCCGCCATCTGGTTCACGCTCGCCAATCTCATTTCGTGGGCATTGTGGAAGGCCGTGCCAAATCCCCCGGCAACCGTGACCGACGGGCCCTGAGCCTGAGCCGTTTCCGAAGGCCGGAGACAGGAAAGCCCCTTGCAGGATGGCGGACGCGTGCTCTTCTCTCCGGCAATGATCCGGTCACATCCGCGATCTTTTCCCCAACCCCAAAGAAGTACAACCATGAAACAAAAAGCATCCGCCCAATGGCAGGGATCCCTCAAGGAAGGGTCCGGCATCCTCAGCACCGGCTCCGGCGCCCTCGTCGAGAAGCCCTACTCCTTCAAGACCCGCTTCGAAGGCGAGCAGGGCACCAACCCCGAGGAACTCATCGGCGCCGCCCACGCAGGCTGCTTCTCGATGGCCTTCTCGATGATCCTCGGCATGGCCGGCTTCACGCCTGACAAGATCGCCACCACCGCGACGATCTCGCTGGAGCCCAAGGACGGCGGCTTCGCCATCACCGCCAGCCACCTCGACGTCACCGCCACCATCCCCGGCATCGATGACGCCACTTTCCAGGACCTCGCCGCCAAGGCCAAGGCCGGCTGCCCCGTCTCCAAGGTGCTGAATGCCGAGATTACCATGGAAGCCCGGTTAGGCTAACGATCCAAGGTCCCGAATCAAATCATGCTCCAGCGATCCCGGAGGGATCCCAGCGAGTAGCCGGTGGTCGAAGCCGCGCAGCGGCGAAGACCACCGGACCAAAACGGAAAGCGAAAGGAACCCCGGAGGGGATTCCAGCCGGGCCGGACCTACACCGCGGTATCGAACAGATCGCAACTCCTTCGCCCCGGCCAAGCCCCCAATTTAGCGCCAGCCACTGACCACCATGAGCACGCCGGAGAAGAACTTGCAGGGAAAGGTCGCGCTCGTCACCGGAGCCTCCCGCGGCCTCGGGGTCGCCATCGCCCATGCGCTGGCAGACCGCGGTGCCGATATCGCCATCACCTACGCCTCGTCCGCGGCCAAAGCCGATGAAGTCGTCACCTCCCTGCAAGCAAAGGGAGTGCGGGCCATCGCCATCCAGACCGACCAAGGCGATCCCACCCAGGCGGCAGCCGTGATTCAAAGAGTCGTCGCCGATCTCGGCGGACTCGATATCCTGGTGAACAACGCCGCCGTCGCCGTGCAGGGCAAGCTCGTCGGCTCGCCCGAGATGGACCAGGATCACGCGGCGCTCGACCGCATGTGGGCGATCAATGTCCACGGCGTGATCGCCTGCATTCGCGCGGCGGCCCAGGTTCTGCCGGAAGGCGGGCGCATCATCACCATCGGCTCCGGTGTCAGCTCGCGCGTCGGCTTTCCCGGCGCAGCCGACTACGCCGGCACCAAGGCTGCGGTCACCGGCTACTCGAAGGGCGCGGCCCGCGACCTCGGCCCGCGCAAGATCACCGTCAATGTCGTGCAAGCCGGCCTGATGGAAACCGAAATGGCCGCCGAAGCCGGCGTGGCCGAATTCCTCTTCCCCACGCTGGCCATCCAGCGATTTGGCAAGCTGGAAGAAATCGCCGCGGTCGCGACCTTCCTCGCTAGCCCTGACGCCTCCTATGTCACCGGCGCGGTCGTCAGTGCC contains:
- a CDS encoding glycoside hydrolase family 88 protein; the encoded protein is MTPAVVTLPVSANASLRRAFDLCVAKTRRNIEALADRPATWAFAENGHYAEWNEGFYEIGNWTSSFITGMALLAWRESEEEHFIRQVERLEPWYAAKVGEHAAETMHDLGFLYSLYSVALYKLTGDPRHRELGLKAAEVLAGRFIPQGNYIRAWGRMDEASTDYAGLAIIDCMMNLPLLHWASEESGDPRFKEIAVRHSDTTLRWFVRPDDTVYHSYRFDPELGSPAGGDNYCGRSIESQWARGTTWAIYGFAMACRYTGDTRYLDAALRVARKFISLLDDEVVPVWDFGLDAGAPFFRDSSAAAVAVCAFQELEALGAAEGSITATKHALLERLCSDDYLDPDLSVEGVLKHGQVGDGVGQAKSAYTSWGDYYLMEALAREMGMRETWW
- a CDS encoding OsmC family protein, producing the protein MKQKASAQWQGSLKEGSGILSTGSGALVEKPYSFKTRFEGEQGTNPEELIGAAHAGCFSMAFSMILGMAGFTPDKIATTATISLEPKDGGFAITASHLDVTATIPGIDDATFQDLAAKAKAGCPVSKVLNAEITMEARLG
- a CDS encoding YegP family protein, with the translated sequence MAQGYYRLKGGASHRFTLHAGNHEVILTSQSYDSKAGAEGGIESVRKNGPDATNFEKKTSSASQPYFVLKAANGQIIGTSEMYSSETARDGGIASVQANSPSTTVKEE
- a CDS encoding SDR family NAD(P)-dependent oxidoreductase — encoded protein: MSTPEKNLQGKVALVTGASRGLGVAIAHALADRGADIAITYASSAAKADEVVTSLQAKGVRAIAIQTDQGDPTQAAAVIQRVVADLGGLDILVNNAAVAVQGKLVGSPEMDQDHAALDRMWAINVHGVIACIRAAAQVLPEGGRIITIGSGVSSRVGFPGAADYAGTKAAVTGYSKGAARDLGPRKITVNVVQAGLMETEMAAEAGVAEFLFPTLAIQRFGKLEEIAAVATFLASPDASYVTGAVVSAEGGYGA
- a CDS encoding DUF2809 domain-containing protein produces the protein MKVFRMRRSRLVYAGWIAVTIAAGLVSRSSRAASFLPDFIRSYAGDTLWALMVFLILGFLFPRAKTGVIGLAALGISFGVEISQLYEAEWINRIRATRVGGLVLGRGWVTTDLLCYAVGVGLGVMGEIWKKCRVSSDR
- a CDS encoding glycoside hydrolase family 36 protein: MPREYLSVHTLGDTLVRYPHDPVTGRVGLELLPASLVGEALAPRDSLRGEAFIDVLPGDDPWPARPVESLLQFKLVGDPYPGAFAQGHTMRNSGTLHRFKLAGQQVITEGDATVIETRIASEDGLVAAHRLRWKEGDGAFGVSSSFTNGSNKPVALEMLASFSLAGISPFHVADAPGRLKVHRFRSVWSAEGRHECRGIEELHLERSWSGASAFSERFGQLGTMPVRRWFPFVAVEDTVPGVLWGAQLAWAGSWQMEIFRQHDDVSISGGLADREFGHWMKTLQPGESLEGPPATIACVQGGLDDLCDRLTAMQDAAVNLQPQVEQDLPVVFNEWCTTWGDPSHEKLCAIADRLKDSGVRYFVIDAGWYKAADTDWSSGHGDWNPSETLFPSGLRAAADAIRERGLIPGLWFEMETVGSQSVAFKLGKHFITRDGIPVTVRERRFWDLNDPAAIDYLTGKVIDLLESCGFGYLKVDYNETAGLGCDHPDSQGEGLRRQIKGTYRFFDRIRERLPELVIENCASGGHRLEPSMLARTAMSSFSDAHELVEIPLIAANLHHLLLPRQNQIWAVLHPHDSLQRIRYSLAATFLGRMCLSGGIAGLPAESWQLVREMIGLYAEAAPVIKYGTSRRFGEIGESWRHPQGWQAVVRTSESQVLVVLHAFAGAPAEVMVPLEGGWEMREGFGSGSARLVDGGMVVELAGDFSAGVWLLGK
- a CDS encoding alginate lyase family protein, which codes for MKLLRSLFLLPLLSALLLGAAAARDFIHPGGLHTQADFDRMKAKVAAKEHPWIDGWEALIRDRKSASDYRAAPHPHMGSRQRAQDDATAAYLNALRWVISGEKAHAECAVRILNGWASTVKEVPRGTDQPGLSGIPIGSFALAAEVLRTYPGWSAADQEKFKRLLLEYFYPVCHDFLVRHNGASDSNYWANWDTCNMRAVLAIGVFCDDRAKFDEAVDYFKNGRGMGSLKNAVPFLYPGGLGQWQESGRDQAHAMGGMGLLVEMCQVAWNQGLDLFGHDDNRLLAGGEYTAQYTLWKGVPYTYYTNSSRANQYYISRNYQGRLAASHFELLYNHYVVRQKLKAPHVQLFAEFRRPEPGEVDVFGYGTLTYTLDAAASPLATSPPPVPRELRAEPGIDRIDLKWSPSGAYSAHGYEVSRATSRNGPYTSIYSTNNWTTPAYTDTAVEAGKTYHYTIAALNNAGKSESSAPVSAEPAKGGPLPSAFKSVSTEGITFSEAAGRSFVVPGTGRDIDGSFAGLPVEGDFDLTARLIGWRGPVGLMGIVVREEGNKSPLAAAMTLGEIGGRQARFRARDDKGKTATKAGNDYTWLPVWFRIQRDGDDFTAWQSPDGIEWFEVGKSTVKLPRTALAGLLVSTGGNPPGTKKEDAPQGLFDHVTIERKLPSPPAAPTALKATATNNGNPSSNGVMTLVWKNAPNSGQAGIKVEASLNGSPFYEIADLPADATRFENTGLKDPAALRYRIRAYHRGGYSAYSSVAP